The following are encoded in a window of Mycoplasmopsis bovis PG45 genomic DNA:
- a CDS encoding LppA family lipoprotein, giving the protein MKKRKNILLSTIPLMSVTIAAKCHNEENNNINNQKPPAKKPIAPSETFEPRRPDVERTEPDNNENTNTKNDDFSDVQSLNKNLKITNYSYKKYDPKTAFAEIQKSENIFFKDVFDKQLIDNYALKLKPEFVKYDFDSGLLINLTISFTKQNVTKDFVFTVHGFKKAEQIINNINNEKPPAKKLIAPSETFEPRRPDVGRTDPDNNENTNTKNVDFSDVQSLNKNLKITNYSYKKYDPKTAFAEIQKSENIFFKDVFDKQLIDNYALKIKPEFVKYDFDSGLLINLTISFTKQNVTKDFVFTVHGFKKTEQIINNKNKKENYISAKEPDEGIKNLYPSLIARMLLYIDNKETYSGIVNNNTIDYESLLNANGKYFSSETIPFGPGTKEALFKYNESLREEYIDKIIAAGYDDSAGTLQLEVEIKNNPEKDNAEPIITKTFSFAGFKKADLKNPANNVIGFFLTTMSFKNLQVIKSIFSKTTKESIKAGQNILKDIDKNKADFLKQRIISELNVFISDNSNAYKDGFNQSIKVRDLASLSNNFLLYPFSTRIGSESIFDLKLELINNDGDKLRLSFNIKLPIFAQGIGDLKDHSDSNNKEILIPVSVETYIDQFSFKKS; this is encoded by the coding sequence ATGAAGAAAAGGAAAAATATTTTATTATCTACTATTCCATTAATGAGTGTCACTATAGCTGCTAAGTGTCATAATGAAGAAAACAACAATATAAATAATCAGAAACCGCCTGCAAAAAAACCTATTGCCCCGTCAGAGACATTTGAGCCAAGGAGACCAGATGTTGAACGCACTGAGCCTGACAATAATGAAAACACAAATACTAAAAACGATGATTTTAGCGATGTACAATCATTAAATAAGAATTTGAAAATAACAAATTATTCATATAAAAAGTACGATCCAAAAACTGCTTTTGCTGAAATACAAAAAAGCGAAAACATCTTTTTTAAAGACGTTTTTGACAAGCAATTAATAGATAATTATGCATTAAAATTAAAACCTGAATTTGTTAAATATGACTTTGATAGTGGTCTGCTAATTAATCTTACAATTAGCTTTACAAAGCAAAATGTTACTAAGGATTTTGTCTTTACAGTACATGGATTTAAAAAAGCAGAACAAATAATAAACAATATAAATAATGAGAAACCGCCTGCAAAAAAACTTATTGCCCCGTCAGAGACATTTGAGCCAAGGAGACCAGATGTTGGACGCACTGATCCTGACAATAATGAAAATACAAATACTAAAAACGTTGATTTTAGCGATGTACAATCATTAAATAAGAATTTGAAAATAACAAATTATTCATATAAAAAGTATGATCCAAAAACTGCTTTTGCTGAAATACAAAAAAGCGAAAACATCTTTTTTAAAGACGTTTTTGACAAGCAATTAATAGATAATTATGCATTAAAAATAAAACCTGAATTTGTTAAATATGACTTTGATAGTGGTCTGCTAATTAATCTTACAATTAGCTTCACAAAGCAAAATGTTACTAAGGACTTTGTCTTTACAGTACATGGATTTAAAAAAACAGAACAAATAATAAACAATAAGAATAAAAAGGAAAACTATATTAGTGCTAAAGAGCCCGATGAAGGAATAAAGAATCTCTATCCATCTTTAATCGCTAGAATGCTACTTTATATTGACAATAAAGAAACATATAGTGGTATTGTTAACAACAACACAATAGACTATGAATCATTACTAAATGCAAATGGAAAATATTTTAGCAGTGAAACAATTCCATTTGGACCAGGTACTAAGGAAGCTTTATTCAAATATAATGAAAGCTTAAGGGAAGAATATATTGACAAAATAATAGCAGCAGGATATGATGATAGTGCAGGAACATTGCAATTAGAAGTTGAAATCAAAAACAATCCAGAAAAGGATAATGCTGAGCCAATAATTACCAAGACTTTTTCTTTTGCCGGTTTTAAAAAGGCTGATCTGAAAAATCCAGCTAACAATGTAATAGGTTTTTTCTTAACTACAATGTCATTTAAAAACCTTCAGGTTATTAAAAGCATTTTTTCCAAAACAACAAAAGAAAGCATCAAAGCAGGTCAAAACATTTTAAAAGATATTGATAAAAACAAAGCTGACTTCTTAAAGCAAAGAATTATAAGTGAGCTCAATGTTTTTATATCTGACAATTCCAATGCATACAAAGATGGCTTCAATCAATCAATTAAAGTTCGTGATTTAGCTTCGTTAAGTAATAATTTTCTTTTATATCCTTTTTCCACCCGAATTGGTTCTGAATCAATATTTGACTTAAAACTAGAATTAATAAATAATGATGGTGATAAACTAAGACTTTCATTTAATATTAAGTTACCGATTTTTGCGCAAGGCATTGGCGATTTAAAAGATCATTCAGACAGCAACAACAAAGAGATTTTAATCCCTGTTTCTGTAGAAACTTATATAGACCAGTTTTCATTTAAAAAATCTTAA
- a CDS encoding S8 family serine peptidase, whose protein sequence is MNKLNKLILSPIYLTPIFSVSGLLKIVDDKVKLNKDSSISIDESDYKQLIRMYVPYYNKLGVRGRDRRPTNYSSSKYNKVGIVEVSDLDSNYLLSQNDQFKFIKTHYSQPNKKNDDNHGYAVTSIIGTDFGINQNASIYYTFLNDDDTVKAVKNLYYKYDVKLINMSLGPTSIFDLVGIKTSNSNSHISSNKYNGVETESKMSIDTIYIYRHFFHLLSKAILYFTYEDNKNIYNVRAIEDQYATIGKFALENDIKVIQSSGNDNDELPKIIVSNDFLNKPEFMKNGNLSADKIYETFKLFFNSVMSFSQEYWPDENVRSYNINLINKIQRVLDNAIGGLNWEFNKKTGWLKTFNFKEFADLEMRKKKLFKGLSNWQSLRYHDGIITVGSVNWKNVATAFSSYAKDNYGTYPLVSAFGDTLKNDSEELTKNNYYSRDYYKIKNYIESTKDTKDFRNKMSYLFDFNGTSKAAPLITGLISRLQGELNKELSIADVKLLLTSSSNYSSTKAWKSKKISFDELTSEYEYWRSNRSKNKTGFGIPKYHKMKSIFESGNIKRIRPHELGKEFITKNTERQFYYTEYLNENWRFLNLTFVWRHKQSFSEYWKLHIIDNNPYVSWFRNKWLPDLLSAIRHKQSQDASWNINRVPFYSIDIEADIATIMGNLYPSITYIHSTEPNTSVQRVFSYRPYDISAENYAIYIRHSELEAYLNLYWEYLIWKNNVTLNNEYDENRSYYRATHPALQPYKKYISQIKQKYWEHLKENVWLESYRDLR, encoded by the coding sequence ATGAATAAGTTGAATAAGTTAATTTTAAGCCCAATATATCTCACCCCAATTTTTTCTGTTTCTGGGCTTTTGAAAATTGTTGATGATAAGGTTAAGTTAAACAAAGATAGCTCTATATCTATTGATGAGAGTGATTATAAGCAATTAATTAGAATGTATGTCCCTTACTATAATAAACTAGGGGTTCGTGGTAGAGACAGAAGACCCACTAATTACTCATCTAGCAAATACAATAAAGTTGGAATTGTGGAAGTAAGTGACTTAGATAGCAATTATTTGCTTTCTCAAAATGATCAATTTAAATTTATAAAAACACACTATAGCCAACCTAATAAAAAAAATGATGACAATCATGGATATGCAGTGACATCAATAATTGGTACAGACTTTGGAATTAATCAAAACGCATCAATTTATTACACTTTTTTAAATGATGATGACACTGTTAAGGCTGTCAAGAATTTATATTACAAGTATGACGTAAAACTTATAAATATGAGTCTGGGACCAACAAGTATTTTTGATCTAGTAGGTATAAAGACTAGCAATTCTAATTCACATATATCAAGCAATAAGTATAATGGCGTTGAGACTGAAAGTAAGATGTCAATTGATACTATTTATATATACAGACATTTCTTTCACCTTTTATCAAAGGCTATTTTGTATTTTACATATGAAGATAATAAGAATATTTATAATGTAAGAGCCATCGAGGATCAGTATGCAACTATTGGTAAATTTGCTCTTGAAAATGATATTAAAGTAATTCAATCTAGTGGAAATGATAATGATGAATTACCAAAAATAATAGTTAGCAATGATTTTTTAAACAAACCAGAGTTTATGAAAAATGGAAATTTATCTGCTGACAAAATCTATGAAACATTTAAATTATTCTTTAATTCTGTTATGAGTTTCTCGCAGGAATACTGGCCAGATGAAAATGTTCGATCTTACAACATAAATTTAATAAATAAAATTCAAAGAGTTTTAGATAATGCTATAGGTGGCTTGAATTGAGAATTCAATAAGAAAACTGGTTGATTAAAAACCTTTAATTTCAAAGAATTTGCAGATCTAGAGATGAGAAAGAAGAAATTGTTTAAAGGTTTATCAAATTGACAAAGCCTGCGCTATCATGATGGAATTATTACAGTTGGTTCAGTAAATTGAAAGAATGTTGCAACTGCATTTAGTTCATATGCAAAAGATAATTATGGCACTTATCCGCTTGTTTCTGCTTTTGGTGATACACTCAAGAATGATAGTGAAGAACTAACAAAAAATAATTATTACAGTCGCGATTATTACAAAATTAAAAACTACATTGAATCAACCAAAGATACAAAAGATTTCAGAAATAAAATGTCATACTTATTTGATTTTAATGGTACGAGTAAGGCGGCTCCACTAATAACAGGACTTATATCAAGACTACAAGGCGAATTAAATAAGGAATTATCCATTGCAGATGTCAAGCTGTTACTTACCAGCTCATCTAATTATTCATCCACTAAGGCATGAAAATCAAAAAAAATTAGTTTTGATGAGCTAACTTCTGAATACGAATATTGAAGGTCTAACAGATCTAAAAATAAAACTGGCTTTGGAATCCCTAAATATCATAAAATGAAAAGTATTTTTGAAAGCGGAAATATAAAAAGAATTCGTCCTCATGAACTAGGCAAAGAATTTATAACAAAAAATACTGAAAGGCAATTTTACTATACTGAATATCTGAATGAAAATTGGAGATTTTTAAATCTGACTTTTGTTTGGAGACACAAACAATCTTTTTCAGAGTATTGAAAATTACACATTATAGACAATAATCCATATGTGAGTTGATTTAGAAATAAATGACTACCAGATTTATTAAGCGCAATAAGACACAAGCAATCACAAGATGCTAGTTGAAATATTAATAGAGTGCCTTTTTATTCTATAGATATAGAAGCAGATATAGCAACTATTATGGGTAATTTGTACCCGTCAATAACTTACATTCATAGCACTGAGCCCAACACAAGTGTACAACGTGTATTTAGCTACAGACCATATGATATATCTGCTGAAAATTATGCAATATATATAAGACACTCTGAATTGGAGGCATATTTAAATCTTTACTGAGAATATTTAATTTGAAAAAATAATGTCACATTAAATAATGAATATGACGAAAATAGATCATATTATCGTGCTACTCATCCAGCGTTGCAACCATATAAAAAATACATCTCACAAATCAAGCAAAAATACTGAGAACATCTTAAGGAGAATGTATGGCTAGAAAGCTACAGAGATTTACGTTAA
- a CDS encoding Mbov_0186 family lipoprotein gives MARKLQRFALSKKTNAGFCLGAIFMPILSSILTVSCGVYYNTDTERKFEERFKFFDFKLYEGKINKILRWTGTLERLSHKYKWFDADPEFKKRFKDVFFNFVKLINSFTYAANKEYPNIEDEYLSYLIYTIRSFDSFYSNKIQNSKVVKQYNSKLTYKALTPGNIRYFSGLKYMNHLWNNKFKNDSTNLKRSEFKNLSAFLSKDVYENSVKLVSFAKRERAIILSEYTNDNNEETYKTYDFRPRNYDPWNSYIENYKYAEDLPKINNTVLINNHRKFGIFDVKKEVLVINSKKINALTFKFNKLYNFDDISVMATLNKNESRDLLNYIDIDFAYRPKLMSFREFFEFVKKIKFRKSNLLESEIGTGYIDLDELLEPVNKLMPNKFNVFKINTYDFGKFTLGNLYSTATGNYGQWNNSKYDKNIFLDYINYFKLDPNTNNTELFITPDSWDINEISKKDWDEMLPGILKSLEGFLSKN, from the coding sequence ATGGCTAGAAAGCTACAGAGATTTGCACTAAGTAAAAAAACCAATGCTGGCTTCTGTCTTGGTGCAATTTTCATGCCAATTCTTTCTTCTATACTAACTGTGTCTTGTGGTGTGTACTATAATACTGATACAGAAAGAAAATTTGAGGAGCGGTTTAAATTCTTTGACTTTAAATTATATGAAGGTAAAATTAATAAAATTCTAAGATGAACTGGAACCTTAGAGAGATTAAGCCATAAATATAAATGATTTGACGCAGATCCTGAATTCAAGAAAAGATTTAAAGATGTCTTTTTCAATTTTGTTAAATTAATTAATAGTTTTACTTATGCAGCAAATAAGGAATATCCAAATATTGAAGATGAATACCTTTCATACCTGATTTACACAATACGCTCTTTTGACTCCTTTTATTCAAATAAAATTCAAAATTCTAAAGTTGTGAAGCAATATAATTCAAAACTAACATATAAGGCTTTAACTCCAGGAAATATTCGATATTTTAGTGGGCTTAAATATATGAATCATCTTTGGAACAACAAGTTTAAAAATGATTCAACTAATTTGAAAAGAAGTGAATTTAAGAATTTATCAGCTTTTTTATCAAAAGATGTTTACGAAAATTCAGTTAAACTTGTGTCTTTTGCAAAGCGTGAGAGAGCTATAATACTTTCTGAATATACAAATGACAACAATGAAGAAACATATAAAACTTATGACTTTCGCCCAAGAAATTATGATCCGTGAAATTCTTATATTGAGAATTATAAATATGCTGAGGATTTGCCTAAAATTAACAACACTGTACTAATAAATAATCACAGAAAATTTGGAATTTTTGACGTTAAAAAAGAAGTGCTTGTTATTAATTCTAAAAAAATAAACGCATTGACATTTAAGTTTAACAAACTTTATAATTTTGATGATATTAGCGTAATGGCCACTTTAAACAAAAATGAATCTCGTGATTTACTTAACTATATAGACATTGATTTTGCTTATAGGCCTAAATTAATGAGCTTTAGGGAATTTTTTGAATTTGTAAAGAAAATAAAATTTAGAAAAAGCAATCTTTTAGAAAGTGAAATTGGAACAGGTTATATAGATCTAGATGAATTGCTAGAACCTGTAAACAAGTTAATGCCAAACAAGTTTAATGTTTTTAAAATAAACACTTATGATTTTGGCAAATTTACACTTGGGAATTTGTATAGCACTGCTACTGGGAATTATGGCCAATGAAACAATAGCAAATATGACAAAAATATTTTTTTAGATTACATCAACTATTTTAAATTAGATCCTAATACAAACAACACTGAATTGTTTATAACCCCTGATAGCTGAGATATAAATGAAATCTCTAAAAAAGATTGAGATGAAATGTTACCTGGTATATTAAAAAGTCTAGAAGGCTTTTTGTCGAAGAATTAA
- a CDS encoding Mbov_0186 family lipoprotein: MARKLQRFTLSKKANITSCLGAITMPVLFSISTISCGEYYISYTEESFLIHFKLFDFKLYEKKILQTLESTNTIETLGRKYDSFNADSEFKDRFKEVFYNFVKLINNFTYAANQEIPGIENEYISYLIYTINLYDSFYSKEINNSKVVKEYNPKLAYTALTPGSIIYFSGLKYMKQLWDEEIKNNLPSLKNSSFKNLSAFLSKYVYDNSVKLESFVKREKATRPRTVVNNGRKKYRDIYDFYPINYVPERVEYIEEHNYAKKLPENNNATLINNHRKFGIFDVKKESLIIDSKTVNALTFKFNKLYNLNDISVTAHYNKNESGNLLNFIDINFAYRPKLMSFKEFFDFVKKIKFRKSNLLESEIGTGYIDLDKLLQPVDKISAEKFSVFNINTYDFGKFTRGNLASTATGNYGSKHNSKYDKNVFLDYINLLKLDPKSKNTELFITPESWDINDIHKKDWEQLLPNILKSLEKS, encoded by the coding sequence ATGGCTAGAAAGCTACAGAGATTTACGTTAAGCAAAAAGGCCAATATTACTTCCTGCCTTGGTGCAATAACCATGCCAGTGCTTTTTTCAATATCAACTATATCATGCGGGGAGTATTATATTAGCTATACTGAAGAAAGTTTTTTAATTCATTTCAAATTGTTTGATTTTAAATTATATGAGAAAAAAATTCTACAGACTTTAGAATCGACTAATACTATTGAAACATTGGGCAGAAAATATGATTCGTTTAATGCAGATTCTGAATTTAAAGATAGATTTAAAGAGGTTTTTTACAACTTTGTTAAATTGATTAATAATTTTACATATGCTGCAAATCAAGAAATTCCAGGGATAGAAAATGAATATATTTCATACCTCATTTACACAATAAACTTATATGATTCGTTTTATTCAAAAGAAATTAATAATTCAAAAGTTGTTAAAGAATACAATCCAAAGCTTGCATATACAGCTTTAACTCCCGGTAGCATTATATACTTTAGTGGTCTTAAATATATGAAGCAACTTTGAGATGAAGAAATTAAAAACAATTTGCCTAGCTTAAAAAACAGCAGTTTTAAGAATTTATCGGCTTTTCTCTCAAAATATGTCTATGATAATTCAGTTAAGCTTGAATCGTTTGTAAAGCGTGAAAAAGCTACGAGGCCACGTACAGTAGTAAATAATGGTCGCAAAAAATACCGTGATATTTATGACTTTTATCCAATAAATTATGTGCCAGAAAGAGTAGAATATATAGAAGAACATAATTATGCTAAAAAATTGCCTGAAAACAATAATGCTACGCTAATAAATAACCATAGAAAATTTGGTATTTTTGATGTCAAAAAAGAATCACTTATTATCGATTCTAAAACAGTAAATGCATTGACATTCAAATTTAACAAACTTTATAACTTAAATGATATTAGTGTGACTGCACACTATAACAAAAATGAATCAGGTAATTTGCTTAACTTTATAGACATTAATTTTGCCTATAGACCTAAATTAATGAGCTTTAAGGAATTTTTTGATTTTGTAAAGAAAATAAAATTTAGAAAAAGCAATCTTTTAGAAAGTGAAATTGGAACAGGTTATATAGACTTAGATAAATTACTACAGCCTGTTGACAAAATATCAGCCGAAAAATTTAGTGTTTTCAATATAAACACTTATGATTTTGGCAAATTTACGCGTGGAAATTTGGCTAGCACTGCTACTGGGAATTATGGTAGCAAACACAACAGTAAATATGACAAAAATGTATTTTTAGATTACATCAACTTGCTAAAACTAGATCCTAAGTCAAAAAACACCGAGTTGTTTATAACTCCTGAGAGCTGAGACATAAATGATATTCATAAAAAAGATTGAGAGCAATTGCTGCCTAATATATTAAAAAGTTTAGAAAAGTCTTAA